Proteins found in one Odocoileus virginianus isolate 20LAN1187 ecotype Illinois chromosome 10, Ovbor_1.2, whole genome shotgun sequence genomic segment:
- the LOC110126820 gene encoding olfactory receptor 10A3 has product MKRQNQSSVFDFILLGFSNFPELQRQLFWVFLVDYLVTLLGNAIIIVVISLEQSLHVPMYLFLLNLSVVEMGFSAVIMPEMLVVLSSENTRITFAGCFAQMYFILLFGGTECFLLGAMAFDRFAAICHPLSYPVTMNKRVFLKLVIFSWISGIMVATAQTSWVFSFPFCGPNEINHLFCETPPVLELACADTFLFEIYAFTGTILIVMVPFLLILLSYVRILLAILKMPTTTGRQKAFSTCASHLTSVTLFYGTASMTYLQPKSGYSPETKKLMSLSYTLLTPLLNPLIYSLRNSEMKRVLLKVWRRKVDLHTF; this is encoded by the coding sequence ATGAAAAGGCAGAACCAAAGCTCTGTGTTTGACTTCATCCTCTTGGGCTTTTCTAATTTTCCGGAACTACAGAGGCAGCTCTTTTGGGTGTTCTTGGTTGATTATCTGGTGACTCTGCTGGGAAATGCCATCATTATAGTCGTCATCTCATTGGAACAGAGCCTCCATGTTCCCATGTACTTGTTCCTCCTGAACCTGTCTGTGGTGGAAATGGGTTTCAGTGCAGTCATCATGCCTGAAATGCTGGTGGTCCTCTCCAGTGAAAACACTAGGATCACTTTTGCAGGTTGTTTTGCACAGatgtatttcattcttctttttggtGGGACTGAATGCTTTCTACTGGGAGCAATGGCTTTTGACCGATTTGCTGCAATCTGCCATCCTCTGAGCTATCCAGTGACTATGAACAAAAGGGTTTTCTTAAAATTAGTTATATTCTCATGGATCTCAGGGATCATGGTGGCTACTGCGCAGACCTCATGGGTTTTTAGTTTTCCCTTTTGTGGCCCCAATGAAATTAATCATCTCTTCTGTGAGACTCCCCCAGTGTTAGAGCTTGCATGTGCAGATACCTTTTTGTTTGAGATCTATGCATTCACTGGCACCATTTTGATTGTTATGGTTCCTTTCTTGTTGATACTCTTGTCTTATGTTCGAATTCTCCTTGCCATCCTGAAGATGCCAACAACCACTGGGAGGCAAAAGGCCTTTTCCACCTGTGCCTCCCATCTCACATCTGTTACCCTCTTCTATGGCACAGCCAGTATGACTTACTTACAACCCAAATCTGGCTACTCCCCAGAAACCAAGAAGCTGATGTCCTTGTCTTACACATTGCTCACTCCTCTGCTGAATCCACTGATCTATAGCTTGCGAAACAGTGAGATGAAAAGAGTTTTGTTGAAAGTATGGCGAAGAAAAGTGGATTTACATACATTCTGA